The Athene noctua chromosome 11, bAthNoc1.hap1.1, whole genome shotgun sequence genome has a segment encoding these proteins:
- the ERCC6L gene encoding DNA excision repair protein ERCC-6-like → MGLGKTIQVIAFLSGMFDAELIQHVLLIMPTTLVSSWLAEFARWTPGLRVKEFHGTSKTERTRNLERVQRKDGIVITSYQMLVNNWKQLATSHEQEFVWDYVILDEAHKIKCPSNKTTKCVYAVPAKHRLLLTGTPVQNNLREMWSLFDFACQGSLLGTAKTFKMEYENPITRAREKDATLGEKALGLKISENLMTIIKPYFLRRTKEDIKNNHADKPDAPLPENSAPVMPSLTRKNDFVVWVYLAPVQEEIYRNFLSLDHVKEVLMTTRSPLAELTVLKKLCDHPRLLSARACVQLGLEEEQYSEQDHESEAGMLSGANKIDHLSDETVIQESGKMLFLVGLLERLREEGHRTLVFSQSRKMLDIIEHVLSHRQFKIMRIDGTIAHLTEREKRINAFQSNKDYSVFLLTTQVGGVGITLTAASRVVIFDPSWNPATDAQAVDRAYRIGQKENVVIYRLITCGTVEEKIYRRQVFKDSLIRQTTGDKKNPFRYFSKQELRELFTLEDTRTSATQIQLQSLHATQRNTDLQLDEHIAYLHSLEMFGISDHDLIYTREIAHEEQVESEEAHQYIQRRVQKAHELVQLESQLRDQRIENIRNVCEEMGQRPPELPSKPKKLSPKLNNINRFVSPPVADEHENDGVIDLTEDKDIQILNVSSTMTSLTINDLDEEKLAQDVSSMDTELLNTSQTVKQSKVQESEQNLESSIIPSPGLHQLVKESQSLKQEQSSHVNSDSLTEAGNGLSGYDQHSSNESGMADDPKRLRDAETSDQVLDPPAALGTDKNDTSELALAAAVPSLSNVMPEICAGLQKSRVLEASLEDMSVPSLQDEVDFNLVLEESEDGWQDASNKERSLEHPEKEGFQLKAESFCKSPTKKSPTKTWLSENSNCGKPCHTAEEEPNNSLQGSEASEESIGAFAFGKKKCLRRIVSDSEDEEHSIMILEENQSEKRPSPLNSPVHQFLEGISASTPKCDRSMVKDIFSPALTNSGNRSTASRRSIINKVVDEFEELGEMGTTDDDDSDEEHNNLVEEAAEECSGESAEPEEEPAGETLDTGEESFHLDSMSFEQSEADETESSQEESTGDAELQSGEHIDYFTQESVSEKEVGQSSSPAIGDYNTLVVSGKKLKDDGKLQEALNCFLQALDIKSGDPEVMLMTLNLYRQLAQK, encoded by the coding sequence ATGGGCCTGGGCAAGACCATCCAGGTCATTGCCTTCCTCTCAGGCATGTTTGATGCCGAGCTCATCCAGCACGTCCTGCTCATCATGCCCACCACTCTGGTCAGCAGCTGGCTGGCAGAGTTTGCCCGCTGGACCCCCGGCCTGCGTGTCAAGGAGTTCCATGGCACTAGCAAGACAGAGCGCACCAGAAATCTGGAACGGGTCCAGAGGAAGGATGGCATCGTCATCACGAGCTACCAGATGCTCGTTAATAACTGGAAGCAGCTTGCCACCAGCCACGAGCAGGAGTTTGTCTGGGACTATGTCATTCTCGACGAAGCACATAAGATCAAGTGCCCCTCTAACAAAACGACCAAGTGTGTGTATGCAGTTCCTGCAAAGCATCGCCTCCTGCTCACGGGCACCCCAGTGCAGAACAACCTGCGGGAAATGTGGTCCTTATTTGACTTTGCATGCCAAGGATCTCTCTTGGGAACGGCCAAAACTTTTAAGATGGAATATGAGAATCCTATTACTAGGGCAAGGGAGAAGGATGCAACTCTAGGCGAGAAAGCACTAGGGCTAAAGATATCTGAGAATCTAATGACAATTATAAAGCCGTATTTCCTCAGAAGAACCAAAGAAGATATCAAAAACAATCATGCTGACAAACCAGATGCTCCTCTTCCTGAGAATAGTGCTCCTGTCATGCCATCTCTCACTAGGAAAAATGACTTTGTTGTGTGGGTGTACTTGGCACCAGTGCAGGAAGAAATCTACAGGAACTTTCTCTCTCTGGATCACGTGAAAGAAGTGCTGATGACAACCCGATCACCTTTAGCCGAGCTGACTGTTTTGAAGAAGCTGTGTGACCACCCCAGGCTTCTGTCTGCAAGAGCATGTGTCCAGCTGGGCTTGGAAGAAGAGCAGTACTCTGAGCAGGATCACGAGAGTGAAGCTGGTATGCTTTCAGGTGCTAATAAAATAGATCATCTCTCTGATGAAACTGTGATTCAAGAGTCTGGGAAAATGCTGTTCCTTGTAGGACTTCTAGAAAGACTGCGAGAAGAGGGACACAGAACCCTGGTATTCTCGCAGTCGAGGAAGATGCTGGATATCATAGAGCATGTCTTGTCTCACAGACAATTCAAGATCATGCGTATTGATGGAACGATAGCCCACCTAACAGAACGGGAGAAGCGCATTAATGCCTTTCAGAGTAACAAGGACTATTCTGTCTTCCTGCTCACTACACAAGTTGGTGGTGTTGGTATAACCTTAACAGCAGCCAGTCGAGTAGTGATCTTTGATCCCAGCTGGAATCCAGCTACAGATGCTCAGGCTGTAGACAGAGCTTACAGGATTGGGCAAAAAGAGAATGTAGTCATTTATAGACTGATTACCTGCGGTACAGTGGAAGAGAAAATATACAGGCGACAAGTATTTAAGGATTCGTTAATAAGGCAGACTACTGGTGACAAAAAGAACCCATTTAGATATTTCTCCAAACAGGAACTAAGGGAGCTCTTCACGTTAGAAGATACTCGAACATCTGCAACTCAGATTCAGCTGCAGTCTTTGCATGCCACCCAAAGAAACACTGATCTGCAGCTGGATGAACATATTGCTTATTTGCACTCCCTGGAAATGTTTGGAATTTCTGATCATGACCTGATATATACGAGGGAAATAGCTCATGAGGAGCAGGTTGAGAGTGAAGAAGCCCATCAGTACATTCAACGGAGGGTACAGAAAGCCCATGAGCTAGTTCAGTTAGAGTCTCAGCTTAGAGACCAGAGGATAGAGAACATCAGAAATGTTTGTGAAGAGATGGGGCAAAGACCACCAGAATTGCCTTCCAAGCCAAAGAAGTTGTCTCCAAAGTTGAACAACATAAATCGCTTTGTTTCACCACCAGTAGCTGATGAACATGAAAATGATGGAGTTATTGATCTTACAGAGGACAAGGACATCCAGATTCTTAATGTCAGCTCCACAATGACAAGTTTGACTATTAACGACTTGGATGAAGAGAAACTGGCACAAGATGTGTCCAGTATGGATACAGAGCTGCTTAATACCAGCCAGACAGTGAAACAATCCAAAGTGCAAGAATCTGAGCAAAACCTTGAATCAAGCATTATACCATCACCTGGACTTCATCAACTTGTTAAAGAGAGTCAGAGTCTCAAACAGGAACAGAGTTCCCATGTAAATTCAGATAGCCTGACTGAGGCAGGGAATGGCCTGTCTGGGTACGATCAGCATTCCTCTAATGAGTCTGGTATGGCTGATGATCCCAAAAGGCTGAGAGATGCAGAAACGTCAGATCAGGTACTTGACCCACCTGCTGCCTTGGGGACAGATAAGAATGACACTTCTGAGCTAGCTTTGGCTGCGGCAGTGCCAAGTTTATCAAATGTTATGCCAGAAATCTGTGCTGGGCTCCAGAAGTCTCGTGTGTTGGAAGCCAGCTTGGAGGATATGTCTGTGCCATCTCTCCAGGATGAAGTTGACTTCAATCTGGTCTTGGAAGAGTCTGAAGATGGATGGCAAGATGCCTCAAATAAGGAAAGATCACTGGAACACCCAGAAAAGGAGGGCTTCCAactaaaagcagaaagcttttGTAAATCTCCAACAAAAAAATCTCCAACAAAAACTTGGCTAAGTGAGAACAGTAACTGTGGAAAACCCTGTCACACAGCTGAAGAAGAGCCAAATAACTCCCTGCAGGGGAGTGAAGCATCAGAGGAAAGCATTGGTGCCTTTGCTTTTGGTAAAAAGAAATGCTTAAGAAGAATTGTTTCCGACAGTGAGGATGAAGAACATTCTATTATGATCTTGGAGGAAAACCAGTCTGAAAAAAGGCCCTCTCCCTTGAACAGCCCTGTACATCAATTTCTGGAAGGAATTAGTGCATCCACTCCTAAATGTGACAGAAGTATGGTAAAAGACATCTTTTCTCCTGCACTAACTAACAGTGGTAACAGGTCTACTGCTTCCAGGCGATCTATAATCAACAAGGTGGTAGATGAGTTTGAGGAATTAGGAGAAATGGGAACCACTGATGATGATGACAGTGATGAAGAGCACAACAACCTTgtggaagaagcagctgaagagTGTAGTGGGGAATCTGCTGAGCCCGAAGAAGAACCTGCTGGAGAAACACTTGATACAGGTGAAGAATCTTTCCATCTAGACAGTATGTCCTTTGAGCAGTCTGAAGCAGATGAGACAGAGTCATCTCAGGAGGAATCCACTGGTGATGCTGAGCTGCAGTCGGGTGAGCATATAGACTACTTCACCCAGGAAA